A stretch of the Hypomesus transpacificus isolate Combined female chromosome 12, fHypTra1, whole genome shotgun sequence genome encodes the following:
- the sh3yl1 gene encoding SH3 domain-containing YSC84-like protein 1: MNNPIPSNLKSEAKKAAKILREFTDITKGSGPDILIPAHVIAKAKGLAILSVVKAGFMITARAGSGIVIARLADGRWSAPSAIGIAGLGGGFEIGVEVSDLVIILNQRRAVEAFTMGGNLTLGGNCTVAVGPMGRNVEADIALRSTAAVFTYCKSRGLFAGISLEGSCLVERKETNRKFYSREIRASAILNGDVDPPPEADNLYTILQDYTEKYCNDWTGKIAKAPTRPKAPDAHRSTITQRMQEPKPSLYPSISGFKNDSINQVAYNTASKAVLNQYAPGAVAGSSGDHLVVTAIHPFMGQQPGDLSFCPGDQITVVTKTDSQYDWWEGRLGGRVGIFPANFVAYP; the protein is encoded by the exons A TGAATAACCCCATCCCATCCAACCTGAAGTCGGAGGCTAAGAAAGCTGCCAAGATCCTTCGAGAGTTCACTGACATCACCAAGGGCAGTGGGCCAGACATCCTCATCCCAG ctcATGTGATAGCCAAGGCCAAGGGTCTGGCCATCCTCTCGGTGGTCAAGGCTGGCTTCATGATCACGGCTCGAGCTGGCAGCGGCATCGTCATCGCTCGGCTTGCAGACGGAc GTTGGTCCGCTCCCTCTGCCATTGGTATCGCAGGTCTGGGCGGAGGCTTCGAGATAGGAGTGGAG gtatcaGACCTGGTGATCATCCTGAACCAGAGGAGAGCGGTGGAGGCCTTCACTATGGGGGGCAACCTGACCCTGGGGGGCAACTGTACTGTGGCAGTGGGGCCGATGGGCAG gaacgTGGAGGCAGACATAGCTCTGCGTAGTACCGCAGCAGTGTTCACCTACTGTAAGTCCAGAGGCCTGTTTGCTGGAATATCCCTGGAGGGGTCCTGTCTCGTAGAGCGCAAGGAGACCAACCGCAA gttctACTCCCGGGAGATCCGAGCGTCGGCCATATTAAACGGAGATGTGGACCCCCCTCCAGAAGCTGACAACCTGTACACCATCCTGCAGGACTACACCGAGAAGTACTGCAATGACTGGACCGGCAAGATCGCCAAg GCCCCCACCAGACCCAAAGCTCCAGATGCACATAGATCCACCATCACACAGAGGATGCAAg AACCCAAACCATCCCTTTACCCAAGCATCTCTGGTTTCAAAAACGACAGCATCAACCAAG tgGCCTACAACACTGCATCTAAAGCTGTCCTCAACCAGTATG CACCTGGGGCCGTTGCAGGCAGCTCAGGAGACCATCTTGTTGTCACGGCGATACATCCCTTCATGGGACAGCAGCCTGGCGACTTAAGCTTCTGCCCTGGCGACCAGATCACCGTGGTTACCAAGACGGATTCCCAGTATGACTGGTGGGAGGGTCGTCTGGGGGGCCGGGTTGGAATCTTCCCTGCCAACTTTGTAGCCTATCCCTGA